AAAATCTAACTAAATCTACACGAAGCCTCTAAGTCCTACAGCAGTCGCTAAACAACGGGGAAGCGATTAAGGCAGTGATAGAGATACACTTCTATATTTCCCAGTTAGAACGTTCAAATTGCACACTATATTTCAAATAAACaggaaaaaactaaataaataggcCAATTGTAAGCCAGGGATGCATGGCGTATTATCCCTCATTTAATTCACAGTTGATAAGATGTGCTGTTGACCCTAATACGATTCTGACACTAAAAGGGGCCTCACATACATTATATACCAAAGTCAATGAGGCTCCCATTACCACACGCATTTATATACCACTCGTTTTGACGCAGATTTAcgtaaacataaaacaaaccaaaccccCGAAAGTGATGAAATACTTGGACTCGTTCTTAACGGAAGAGATATTCCAGCACACACAGTTGTGTGTCTGCTTAGATACTTCATGATTCAAGGAATTTCCACACTTTAACTGTGGATCTGTTGGGGGGTTCTGGTATGATTTTCGATACCCTGTGATGTCGCAGTGACTgtatttctatattttttatagtttttcACAGTGACCATTTTCTGTTGCTTTGAATTATCAACGTCTTCGAGAATCAACCCCAATTCTGGGGTCATCCTTCTTCTCCATATTCCCCCAAacccccaccacaaccacccaccacccaccaatGGAGAGTTTGGACAAACACCTTCTGCTCTaccgcacacgcgcgcgcgggGGGGGTCTTAGTAGTGAGAATATTGCAGATTGTTGAGCCCAAGCAAAGGCCTTAATATTCATAGttacagaataaaaaaaaaaaagtaagatgCAGAAAAAACGTGAGGGAaggcctatgtgtgtgagtgtatgtgtctgtgcgtgtgtgtgtgtgcgtctgtgtgtgtgcgttcatctCTCATAAGAACCAGGGGGTCTGATGGTCGTGGGCTTCATTAAGTGTAGCGTAGGGTCgggtacggggggggggtaaaagGGGGGTCCGGGTCGGGGGAGGACGTTGGGCGGGGCTCCTCGCTCCCAGGGCGACGGTGATGGAGAAGAGATTATTGCACGCGACGGCAGTAGTAGCCCAACACTTTGCACTTCTCGCACAGGTGCTGGGGGTGCTCCTTGCTCTGGTCCGACACGTCCAGGCCATCCGGCTTCTCCAGGGGTcgctgtgtggggggggggacagagcaaACACAGAACCAACCGTGAGTCCTTTAAACATTCACCCTGGGAAACACGTATGAACCCTAGCTCTGTTCAACCGTGAGCTGTCAAATCAGAGGATACAGGCAAACTGCAGccgttggggtttgaacccacaaCCTCTCGGATGGGACTCAAACCCTCCAACCAGCCTGTCCTGCCACACTGTCTCTGCAAACTCTTGTACCTCTTCACTCGGAAGCAGAGATGGACTGAACCAACGTTATACGTAACTGATCTATTGATTCATGTTCTCAACATACTTGTTTTCTTTTCAAATTAAATCTTATGCCATAAAAGtggataataaaaatacaattgcTGCATGGAAATCATACAAATTATCCACATCGAATTCAATAATGTCAAAAGGTTGGATGTTGTTTTAACATTCACACTAATTTTATAAAACCCCATGActattattttcaatttcatATTTAAAGCACAGCCATATCTTCCAAGTGCTTAAACTCAAGGAAATGGGTTACTGTGGGTTATAACACAGCTTTACCACAAAATAAGGACATTTATTCTGACTTCTATACATtgttatgtatatttatgtgttTTGGTTCGGACACTGTTTACAAAGGGCTCAACACAAAATAATCACATTTGAGTGAGGCACTACAAAATCCTTGATTCATTCGAGCTCTTAACTTTTGCCATAAAAAGGATATTATTTTTGATGGCGTCTATGCCGAGTTCTCCAAGTAAAAAGGTTTTAACAGTGACTTCCAGCAGTTAGAATAAAACAAATTACAGGGGTTGGAAGGAGGAAGATTACCCCATGAAATCCCATTTACGGGTCATTTTATTTACGGTATATCCTTTTAGTGCATGTTAAACTGGTCGGTGTGGGTTTGGGACATGATGCAGGGAGGTTAGAGCCGTGCCGAGAGCTCTGCGCTCTGACAGCGGATACGATGGGGATAAGCGGTCCGTTTCAAACGCTGACAAGGGGAAATATGTTAAGTGGGTGACATTGCAAATGCAAGGAATTCGCCTGCCTGAGTGTAACTTAACCACAATACACAGAGTGCAAAAGAGGGAGGTTTTCTCACCAGCAAGACTCAAAGAGTGTATTTCTCCCACAAAGGGCCTTTTGTGTGGGAAACCATTCACCACTTTGAAATTCTCAGTTGAAAGGCTTCCAATGGTTCTGCAAATTAATAACTCCCCAAGAGCAAGCATATGAAACGTGTTTATTTTTTGAGCAGCACTTGAGGGCATACGGTCTTGATCTCCGCTATCGCACGCTTACGCCCTCAAACTGAAGAAGATAATCTCAAACATGCAGTCTTTATTTATGCTCTTCTCTATTGTTCTACTGTGTGGCAAATGGCTACAGTTTCTCTTGAGGTTTCGAGGTTCACCTCTGGTGTATACCTGCTTGTGCGGGTAGACGTTGATGTGGCATTTGATGCACTCCTGCCCCATGTTGGCCCAGGAGTTTCCACTCATCCACTTCCTCTTACACTTGGGACACTTGTACTCCCCGAAGCATCTCTTCTTTCCCTGGTACGGCGTCAATCCCTCCCCTTTGGGTCTGGCCTGGGGAGGAGTAGACGAAGCAAAGCAGAAGCATCTCTAGATTAGAAGACAAACGTATGAGTCGGGCCACTCGACATAAAGACATGTAAATCATCACTTTTAAATCTCAAACACTTTGTTTCAGTCAGTAGAAGGACACATTCATTCAATTGCTGGAAAAATCGCaagcacatttttttaaatttgttttttttattacaaattATGTTTGATATTTAACTTTTGAGGGCCCGGAATGATGATGTCACTTTAGTGCCCAGCTCGGGATTGCAAAACAGGTGTGCAACCTAGATTGCCCAAAATGCCCATCCCAGTTCCCATTCACACATGACCCCATGCAGAAAAATCTTGCAGAACATTGCAGGGAATgactgcatgtgtgaaaggggctGTCGTTGTCTTTTGACatgccccatctctctctctgccttgcaCTTATGGTGTTGCCGTATCACACTGATTTACAACACTGTGTACGCCTTCTGAATGGTGGATTCTCTCCTCCCAGGTGTTTTAATGCATCTGGGTCTTTGCGTGGAAACCCTAACACGCTTGTGTCTGAGGGCAATGCTCCGCGCAGCACCGTTTATTCATCCGGTGCGCTGCGCCGTTCGTTAATTGACATTTCCTTACATTGCAGCTGCTTCAAATTAACTATGCTGATTCCTATTAGGGAGATGATTGTAAACAGTCAGCCAAGCACGTGAAAGCAGTCTCAAGCAAGACGGAATTCTGGGAGGGGCCACCCCGTCGAATTAATACTGGCAACCGTGTTTAAGGGGCCCCTATGACAGCCGAGAAGGGGACGCCACACACCGTACGTGCGCTGGTGATGTCATCGTCCAGATAAAATGACCAGCCTCTACCTCCGGGGGCCAAAGTAAATCTCAGCTAAACTGGGATTATTGGCCCCTCGCATGCGGTCATAGTACGCTTGACACCTCGCCAATATGTAAGAGCAGACTTCACGGCTTCTCTGGTTAGTTTCACTGTTTGGTAAGAAGGAGACAAGCAAGTGAAATAAATGGACTCCCTTCATTGATGTCACATCTCACGTGAGTATTTAGGTTTATGTGTTTTCTATTCCACAAGAGAGCCTCTTGAGTCTAATTCTATACCATGCACCGATGGCAGCGTTCCACCGGGAAAGTATAGCATGTCCTCTCCAAATCCTGTAACTGGTTGCAGGTAGGGGTTACTGCCCTGCAGGCTGTGCACAATCACCCTCCATCATCGTTTTTGGAGATCTCTGGGTGAATGGAAAAGGGGGTACACggggcgggaggaggagatgggggtaCCGATGTGCGTACTTCTTCCTAATTTCTTACTTCATTCCATCcttatgtgtgtgagtaatCTGCACTTTAATCAGCAACATCTGGCACTGTCTCGGTGCACGCCAGCACTGTGCGCGACCAAGCCAGAGAGCCTCGCGTTGTTAAGTACGATAGGCCGTGCCGCCGCCATCCAACCCTCTCGCAAAACGCATGACCTCAGCCCCCACTGTCATCGCTTCGTCTCCCACTGTGACAGCACACAGGCTGGAAACTGTGACGTCTGCTGGCTTCCTGTACAGTTGAACTATTTAGCCATTGGGCGGACACTCTTACGCAAAGCCACTTGCAGGGGATACAGATACAAgttaattaaggagcaggtagggtttaggTGTCTCGCTCCAATGGATGTCTTGCTGCGTACCTTGGGGATCCAACTGAGTACCCTTTTTAGCTTGTCCCTACACCCTAGCCACATTATAATCCTACTGCACGCAGAGTTTTTGTCTTTGGCACAACTGGTAGGAAATCTTGAAGGACAATGCTATGGCAACCTTTTGTGTTGGATTGCTTCATGGCCATTTCCATGGTCATAAATGCCTGTTTTGGACATACATGCCTGAAGTTTCAGTTATATTTGGGATCACTGAATTGTGTATTAGTAGATTTCGGGCCAGACGCTGAAGCAAATGAAAAGCAAACAAGATAAACCTCCCTCCAAGTAAAGCTGGAACGAAGCATGCCTCATCCTCTGCTAATCACGATTCCTCCCAGCCTCCCAGTGTTCTCTGGCCCCAGCCTTGACCCCTGGATACACTGTGTGCCGGGTCTCCAGCTGAGGGCTGTCAGACCATCCGGGCCTCCttcacaacaaacaaaccataACACAGCTCGCCTACCATTGACTTCTTACACACTTTTACACAGTGAGACTTACAGTGAACATAGTTAACACATGGTAACACATTTTGCAGATGTAACTAAAGATGCACACAGGTAAATGTGTGGACATTACCAACCCATAACCTTTTTAGTTGACCACTACACTAGCCTGCTCCCTTGTCAATCAGTATGACCTATGCCACGCCatgcacaaacaacaacaagctCTTGTAACCTGGCAAccaattaattatatttatcttTATATTTTCATGAGAACCCTAGCCCTGTAGAGCCAGTTATTGTGGGTAAGGCAAAATAAACTATGATTACACTCCACATAAACCCCAGTTTACTTCCCTTCATCAAGGGGGACAAATTACCCTTTCAAACCATGACTATACATCTGTAAAAGATGCCCACACACCGTGGGTGGTTGCTATTGAAACCTGGTTGCAACACAGGCCCTGTGACGAaagtctccacacacacacacacacacacacacacacacacacacacacacacacacacacacacacacacacacacacacacacggttgggTTAGGTTACTGGCTTTGCTTGTAAACTTGGGAGGCGATGCTGGCCACCCAAACCCAAAGTGGGAACGAGTGTCGCAACAACATCTGGTCTTTTTCTACTGCCAGGACAATACCAACCAGAGGAGGAGATGCTTGGCATTGCATTCTGGGGGAACAGGAGAGTCCAATGTCAGATGCCGAAAACTCAGGAGGGGCcacttttattgtcattgcaatggtaatagtaacaatagcaacggGAAAAaaaagccctctctctctgtggctgcAAAATAAACAGCAGGATGACTGAGTAACCGTTTTCAGGTCACGTCTTACTTCCAGGAAAGTGACATTTACAAACATCTCTGATTCAGTCTAATGGCGTCACCACGATCACACAACCAGGCCCCAGGGTGCGGACGTTCATcatgtccccccccacccctcccctttGTACCCTACACAAATACATCCATCCAGGCATGGTGCGATGAGGGAGGTAAACGGGACACTGGGATGCGTTGCAGGTCGTCGTCCCTGGAGTGGAAACGAGGCCTTTGAACGACACCGGGGGTCGGTTGCGTCCGCGCCTGCAGAGAGGAAGTGCTGTTCCGCCGCCTCACTTTGAACAGTGTTGGCTGGTTGATGCTGAGTCAATGTTTGCTCGCGTTTCCT
This genomic window from Gadus macrocephalus chromosome 15, ASM3116895v1 contains:
- the zcchc24 gene encoding zinc finger CCHC domain-containing protein 24 isoform X1, whose amino-acid sequence is MSLLSAIDTSASVYQPAQLLNWVYLSLQDTHQTSAFDAFRPEPNSTHPDLNFTKTPAADLNTPINSNYLNNFFQLQRNEALNNNVYKNVSPYGSLNNIVDGLSTLTDHFSDLSLSSEQRKPSKRPPPNYLCHLCFNKGHYIKDCPQARPKGEGLTPYQGKKRCFGEYKCPKCKRKWMSGNSWANMGQECIKCHINVYPHKQVYTRATPGEAGWPGRVGPEQGAPPAPVREVQSVGLLLPSRAIISSPSPSPWERGAPPNVLPRPGPPFYPPPVPDPTLHLMKPTTIRPPGSYER